The nucleotide window GCGTAGGTGACTGGTGTCCTTTGAGATCGGCCATCGAGGTCACAATAGGTCAAgataacatcatcatcatcatcatcatcatcaacactCCCAAATTACAgaaatcttataaaaacatCGAGTAGTTTGTCCCATATCTGATATTTCTTTAATCGTATCAGAACGTCACTCCCATTTCCCAAGGGAGAAAGAAATCgatcattaataaatacacaaccataataaaaataaaacaaaattgtcataaataataatttattaaataaccaataaataacTAGCGTCTAATTTTTATAACGTTGGCGGTGGAATGGGTATTTTTCGCAAGAAATGAGATCTGACCTGGCTCGGTATGACTGGTGGGAGCAGATTGGATGTAGGCGGTGCCCACGCTGAAACTGGTGATGCCGATGGAAGGAAAGGGCTAACTAATGGCGCTGATGCGGAACACGAACAACCGCAGCCAGGTTTATTCTGAACTGGTGATGGAACAGGATACGGAACCGGTATAGTAAAGATCTCTGGAGTAGGTTGAGAGTAAATTGGCATTTGAGGCATGGGCATAGCATATGCTGGCATGCTGGAAGTCATTGGAAAACCAACCATGTTATCTAAACCATTAATAAATTCTGTCCGTATCGGGTATGTTCCTTCCATTTGGCACGGACATTTCGGTTCCACGAACCTCATGTTTGGCATGCTTATTTCACGCGACATTGCCCGGTACGGCATTGCGGGCGCGACTTCCTGCTGCCTTTGGGTTGGCATACGAGGCATTGGCATTGCGTTCTCGCGAATTTGCGGTCCGAGTATATTTTGTAAAGCGGCTGCAACTGCGTTCTGGTTGGCCATTCGCTTGTGACATCTTGTAAACACAGTTTGCGTGGAGATTAAAACCAAAGCTACAGATATGTGTAGAAAATTCATTTTGGAtcctgaaataaattaaaagcaatatattatatgttatttgtataaataataagaatggATTAGTTTCCCACCAAGACACAGATCAAATGTAATTAGGACTTTCACGAGAAAcaagcttttataaaataaaatatcgctatacgttttataaaaaaatcagatctcagataaaaattaagataatgaataatttcatcaattttatcTGTAACTGATCGTTATCAGTGTGTAAGCGTTTAATGATTTTGAAACCGACATCGATGTTCTTATTCGAGTCCCTTTGtggttttgttaataaaattggcGAATCGTGATCacgcatatttttatttgaaatcatttAGTGCTATTATTAAACCTAGTGCAATTATTTAGCTGTTAATTTTAAGTTCGCTGGGGAGATTTTTTGTGGCTtttgctgtttagcgataaggccgcctcttgtgcatctttcttaaatgtggttcaactttatgtttactggtgtacaataaagagtattttgatttttttttgaagaCGAGTAAGTCATTGCAGTTATTTCGACGTCTGACAAGTTGCTTGTTTAAAGGATGGATTATTTGTTAGATggattgttataattaaatacttttacgtAACATCTACTATAACGTAAtgtaaataacaacaatattaaaatacaaaacgacATTTATTCCAATAAGATTCACAAAAACGGTGGCggtataggtattttttttaaatacttcggACACGGGCAATCTGAAAGTCCACAACCGCAAGGCATTGGGCAACCACAAGGTGCATAAAGATCTAGGAAACCAACCGGCAAGTCCAATACCCCACATCCGCACGCGTCTCCATTCGGATAGACACCACGGCCACAGCACTCCAGCGCTGGGCTCAATGCCACGTTCATACAAGGCTTATATTCAGTCGTTACGTAACTGACGTCACAGGGGGAACACCCACACCCAGGCTGAATCGCCACCGTATGGCCATGTACAGGGGATTGGATCCTGATTACATTAATctgaaattatattcaatacaataaaatgcaaataaaatgtcACCAACAAAACTTGTGAGGCCCTGTCATTTATTAggtaaatttttcattttcaaattttttttcaaaaaaaacattaaagacaCTTGATCATTCTGTACGTTTTCAAAGTAAAACACTTTTTTGGGAAACCTTTTGTTTGCCAAAGGACTTCTGATATGTGCCTCCACTCCTAGGGAGCTGTAAGTTATAGAAAAGGTAAAGACCTAAGATATGTACCTGAGCTACTTATAATGATAGTGTAATTCTAAACCAACATTCTGAGCcgcgaatatattatttttttaatgaatgtagACGGGATGGCtcgcttacccttcaaaccgtaacacaaaattatttattattcaggctttgttcttgttttttttttaaaatatattaaccgggtaggcatatgactccactccacctgatggtgagtgatagtggagtccaaacgcgaagaagGCACAGTCGAGGACGAACGGCACTAGCCGTCCTCGCCGTGCCGGCCCGCAGAATACGtgttcacgcctcgtttgaagaaACCCAGGTAATAAGTGGAGGAGAACATGTGTGCTGGTATAgaattcaacttttttttcatCGAATTTCTTCttgtagttaaatataatacataaatatttcgataatatatgaaaatatgttattgCATGGATTTCTAAATTGTTAGATGATCTAAAAATCTTAGAAGTTATTTTTCCATCAATTTCCTTACAATGTTAACACGTTAGATGTATTGAATTTCCACTATCGACTCAAAACCTATCTGACTTTCCTAGGTGATAATTCTTTTATAACTTTCATAAAACAACTAAGCCTGTACTACTATACTATGTCGGGAATAATATTCTCTTAAAGAGAGAGTTTATTCAACCTTCAATGCCGAATGGCTACACGAGAGGCTGAATTTCATTCAACACTTACAGATTTACTCCTCTCGGAGTTTCGAGCACGAgaagaacaaatataaacacaaaatataataggtgcatgtaatataatttatttattttttattttagaagtatTCACTTACAAATCCAAAGAGTAGAACCAGCGACGAGGACTTCATGGTGATACACTTTCTAGCCGGTAGCCGTCTagctatttctttatatatatgtcagTTGGTGATTTTGAAACTAGTTTCATACATATTTGCCCAATTCAACGTTAATAGTATATTGTTGTAGATAAGGCACCTTTGTGAAATTGTATCACCTGCCTTGAACTTTCGTTGTCAATTGCAACCAAATCGGTAACGAGAAACTCGTCTGTGTGTTACGGCACTGACAAGTGTCGTGGTAAGGGTTTGTTCGGGCACGTCTGGGTAGTTGCCACTTACTCATCACGATACTtttaattgttatgttccggtttgagggttcttagtttccaaggttggtggcgcattgacataaggactggttaatatttttctacggtgccaatgtctatgcaCACCTGCCATCAGTTCGTTGCCAGTCTGCCaatctttttaaatacaaaatggtTACATTACTGATCTAAAATTTGACAAGCACCTGGATAAGGGCGTATAAATTACATGATCAAcgggaaaaataaattaatcgagGACAAAGTGACGGGCAACAGCTATTGCAAAGgatgttacaataaaataagtttgatAATGTTAAACCATTTTATTCAGaacaaactaaactaaaaaCTACGAGTACGCTGTACAAACTTGAATATTCCAACaagattcttataaaatatgttaaaagacTATACATAAGAAAGATAGTATATCAATATTGATTGCAAGTTAATCCgttttgttaaatgacataagtgaagtaattaaatattacatttaccgAGTACATCGACACGGTCATATAAAGTTCGTTCATCTGTTGAAACGTTGAAGAACAAGCGAACGACtttatattacaagtatttgaagtcatcatatattgtaaaagcatattaaaatatgtaaacttaTTTTACTCACACTTCAAGCGAGTTGTATTGTAAAGGCCttagaactattttaaaatatggtaTACTTTTGTAGAGaggtatattgtataattatttctgaCATTTTAGGGTTGCCAGATGTTCGGACGAAACCGGATACAGATAAATTTGATTGTATTCGGTCTCCCGCTTTTTCCATTTAACCAGACACTAAAAAGTAGaagtggtagaatttcatttaagGTGGTCAAATACCACATTTGACATATAGTCTTACAGTTcaattttaaaggaaaagttttctttttaacatACTGGTCAATGATCAGAGAAACTTCGTGTTACATAAGAAAAATGATCGTATTATTAGTACTACAAAAAATCCTAAGTAATATTAAGATACTCTGCCTTTTTTTCAAAAAGTGCGTCGCGTTTTAAGGCCAACCTAAAATCCTGCGCTGTTGATATCAAAACTGATGTCAAaatgatttcaaattaaaactccAATCATTCTTTGATAGATTCGGATCtaaataaatttcgtaaatTAGAAGTTTATCATATTTTCGCAAAGTGAAGTACCTTTATTATATgatttgcaatatattttatgtagtattatatttgttatgatttgacataataaataatttgacgtCACTTAATCGGTAACAATTGATTGAcagattacaaaaatatacgcATTTTTGTAATCTGTCACATGTTTATAACAcgattacatgtttttttaaaggaaGTACTTAAAAGGATAGAATCGCGTCGAAATTAGAAAATACAGTGTGATTTATAGTATAACTCTATTACTACTATCAAGAGCAGACGCTTCAATATTACAATGGTTTTGGTTGAAACACGATCTTCTGATATATCTTCCAACTGCCTTTAGTCATACCTACTAGAGCAGTAGTATGTTCttctattatgtttaaattaaatgatatactttattgaaaataatataatactcaaGTTCATAAAACtatcacattaaaattatttcttttttaaaagtcCTTTGGATATAAAccttatttattcaattttgaaatttataaaaaaagtaaatgctTACAGAGATTTTATTTGAACCGGCAACCCCAACTCGAGATACATACAATCAACTTGGCTTTATAaatgctaataaataaatacaaacggaaatgaaaatataaaacaatattgtaaatattaaagtaaccattttggtgttttgttttttgttacataatttatgaaacaatagtacattgttgatatattttcttatggtAATATTCTATGAAATAATGTTCATTCAAATTGTCATTCATTCATTGCTCACTGGAGGTGGTTTGCCACTTGCTAGTACCTTCTTCATCGACTTCATCATCCCAGGAATCAAGCCTATGTGCTTGTCCACGCATTTCACCGCACATTTCTCGAATTCTATCGTGCATTTGTcgatctataaataaataagcaatttaAAACACAAGCTTATTTTGGGCGgccattttgaataaattacaatataatataatatttaaaatataatattcaattgttGCCAGAACTAACATTGTGTGTAAATTTGTCCAAAAATCTAATCTAAAAAATCCATAATATCAACTACAATTTCATCTTTTTCATAGTTTTATAAACACAGTATCTTATTTCTTATTGTCTCATTTCAGcaacatgtttatatataagtagcTAAGACGTCAACTTACAGTTTCCTGGCTGGGATCGGGGCCCAGTCTATCTCTTACTGAATCGTTACAGTCCATGACGCAGCGCTGGAGTCTATTTTGAAGGTGGTTGATTTCTTTCTAcaacaaaaatcaattaatttaatgaatttctttgtttaatatactttatttattttaacattagaaAACTCAAGCTATGCATGGTACAGAATACCTACTCTAGCCTGACAAACTTCATTCTAAGCAGATATTCAATAAAACGAgcagtatcaatatcagttactTGTCTGATTTTCTATCCGTGTATGCTGCCAAGCTGAGTTTTCACAGAAACAGAACAGACAGAGATGGTAAATTAAACTCAAATGATTCAATTGGAATGACACAGTAtactttaattatgataatactaATTTACAGCAGATTTTTACCAAAAtggaaactttaattttgagCTCGTTAATATATTGTCCTTGAGAAATTTTATGAGATTAGAAGTAGAAAAAACACGTGCGTGTCATGACTGGAGAAGATATGATaagatatgatattttttctgataagtttttcttctttttctttagTAACTTCTAATACATACTACATATAACAATTCCTCATCATATTAAATGTCAATGTACCACCAGTCTATAAggtatattctaataaaaaaaattggaaaacaATTCAGTCGTTACTccacatattaataaattatgatttatatatcctacatgaaaatcaacaaattccAACTCAACACTATTTTCCAGTTGTGTAATCTTGTAATGAACTATTtgacttataaattaattagtatcctttattatataataattttcacataacacaatttccttatttaatttGGAACAGATAAGACAGTGATTTTTATCTAATACAGTTGTCATGTAAAAATGCTCACCTGTACATAGTTGTTAGCTTGGTTAAGAGGTGTGGTACAGTTCTCTATGCAGCCATGCACTCTCTCTAAGGATGACTGCTGATCATCACAACACCTCGACGCACATCTGTGCATGTCACCCtggaagaaatatatttatttagtaactttTAAATCAAGCTCATACTTtgtgcattttatttaaatgttctataGAAACAATCTATACTTAGATTGAACAATACATtttgattgtaataataaatgttttattaataaagtattgtaGTAAGTAGAAACGTAAGTAAAAAcctaaataacaatatttaggtTTTTACTGAACATTgcaataattagtaattattatagtcattaTAGGCAAAATATAGGGacaaaatataacttatgaaattttaataagaatgtcTTCAGATTCTATTTTCTAGTAATACCTCATTATTCTTAGACTATCTATCCTTTaagcttataaaaaaacttcttgattattatatataagaattaccTAAGCCCAAAAATTAAGttctaaataattgaataaatgcatttttagtttaaatttattgttagtaATATTCTCTTATTCTATGGACATGATATAGGCATGTGATCATGTATTGAAAGTGCAATgttcatttttatgtataaatgagactctaatttttatttaaactattttgttGCATAAGTCTCACATGATAAGGCATAACCTTAAACTTACTtgcatttttcttaaataacttCTGTCTAACTCATTGACGAGATTTGTCATCTCCTGCTCAATTCTGTACTTCTGTGCTTCAaccattttgttaatattaatatttcgtgtttttaaaaaatattgttttgcatAAAATTTCAGTTGGCGGTTTGATAAAGTCAGTATAATTTGACAACTGTATCACAATTAGTTTGTGACACTGACAAGTGTAATATAGTTGCCAGTAGTATATCCATTAATttacacacaaaaaaattagtttgttggaacttagttttattttatttcaatcaaagcTTACCGATTTATTACGAATCACATTCCTTAGGTTTTCTTTTCCAATGttctgtaaatgtaaaaaatatatattaacaattaaatatatatacagtgtaAACTCCACGTACCGTCACTCGATTTAACGACAAACTCCCTAAAGCATCGAAATCACTCGACTTTGGATGGTTCAGCTCGTCTTCCATACAATGGTACACTCTATATAGCGTTATACCGACTCTCAATAacgacatattaaataataaaaagttcttTTTTAGTCGCCAAAATTAGTCAAAATTGCGCAGATGTGTACGTTCTTTTGTCGCTTTATGCTCCTAGCCCGTAATAAACTGTCGGCATCACACATACCGAACTTTCTAAGAAATCCGTTCTTTAGTTTACAAATTGTGATTGCTTGCATAAAGAAGCTCTGGAAGCagcaaaatgattataaaagtacttttttagCACCAAGATGCCTCAATAACTAACGTTAATTATTAACGTTatgaataagtaaaaaaatacaacaaaattactGGTGCAGCAAAAGACGTCAAACGAAAATAACAGACTATATGCAATAGCGTTACTGATCGGGAGACCGGGACGTGTATGTGGGACTATGTAGGGCCTagtgccctgtcctacccactaaaaccatcctcgggttcccaccatgccgccgagtggtgaggcaatgGGATCGCCAATGGCATGCAACCGcggccccaccagcggcagTCGCCGTGAGGCGGCTTAATACGTGGAAcacgcgcctagtgcgcgcatTCCCCTTCATCCTCCATGtcggaatgtgacgaactcccccgactccgccactggaggcttcgttgacgccctgcggcggataagacggttggctccgccgctgaccaccggtgtaaaacacctgggaggctcgagtagcgagccctcccactccctcctagccaacgaggccactcacatggtccgccctgccGAAAAACGgaccagtcttagccgtggccgacgagcaagctcaagccggcctcgttgcccagggtacaccacgaggaggtgactgacatgtatcCCAAAAATGTGGAACGCTTCACGATTTTGTCAAATTGGAATGTTTTATACATTACGTTTCAACCGATTTCATgctaaaaaatttaatagttgCTTGATAACAATTTTGGAAGAGCATAGTCCCCTGTTTCGCACTTTGCAGAGCAGTAGCTCTACCACTCTAACGCTGCTTCCTATTagcgtaaatatttttatatctgtaatttgtttattattttattatacctgcGTGTTTAGTCATCGGGTTGACTATGTCAcccattaccgtctttaccattgggcacatggggcacgtgcccagggaccccatcctgagagggccccgaagaaccaacaatttccttCACACGTTTGTACTCACGTTGactgttatgtatattttcgaaagtgatatatatatatatatatatgaatatttgtaagaaataactaacatatttatcaaaaaaggctaTTAACGATAGTCGATCTTAAAAGTAGAAAGACGTGCTCTTCATGAAAGAAATAGATATACTATgaaatagccataagattgtacgaccaatcagattcctacgaatttacgaaaatcaccgcaccgtttatttgaaactatacttaaggcctggctataagcaaagtatttatacatggtagtaaatatctaccaaaagggccgaaaattcatgggtgcccaagggccccagcatagcttgagacagCTCTGATGTCGCCCCCGTGCAAGCAAAACACAATATCAAACCAACTTAACATCTAATGAACTGAATATtacttcattaatataatatgttcatcAATAATCTGttctcttatttttatataatgttttattaaaaacgaatagGTAAACTTATAACATATTCACACATTTTAAACAATAGCTTAGCATCTTTCGATGGTGGTACCGCAAGAGAAGCCGcgataagtaaaaatatatcaaacacaTTGACATGTCCAATTATCTATCACGTTAAGCTATGAGAGCAAGCCGTTGAGGCATTTCTAAGCAAGCATCTGTTCCCGTACCATCGAAACTACAATCTTTTGCCTTTATTTTGCATTGAACATTGCTTGCTCAACGTATTATAACGCTAATGGAAATGTTATCAACGCGTGATTTAGATACGACACGAACTACAGATAatacaagaataaatatataagaaaaaaaaatgatttcaataaaacctTCTTCGTCGAGTGCATTCACATCTATAACGACAGAAATGgagaaattgtttatatttttctgttttgcAACGTTTCAAATTCCAGTAAGTTAATttctattatctttaaatttattataataaagtccAAATTACAGTTAACTTTGTTATACTCGGAGTGACAATATCACACAAtcattttttgaaatttcaaatataaatataaatatacataaataataaacaaaagtaatttttttttctgaaaatgtttttcttatgttttaattgaattgagtTGTTAACGGTCGATCGGTTgcgtaactataaaaaaaagaaaagaaaattataatagaatttaatatgtAGCAATGTGGATAACCTTCATACCCGAAGCCTTAACCTTCGTAATTTACACTTAATCCTAAACAAATAAGTTTCGGGCGTAAAAGAGGTCGGTCTATGGAGCAcgaaaaactttaataaatttataaatagcatgAAAATTATACCTTAACCTTTAAATATTGGAGCAAGAGATAATTATAAGCAAGGTTGTAAAGAAAGATCGCGGTCTCAGTGTTACCTACCTTATAAAGAATTAATCTGTagaatttttacgttttttgaGATGTTTAAAATTCTACTATGGCATAATGTGTCTGATTccctgtataaatatttatcgttgtaTCCGGTACAGGTACTACAATTTACCTTAATGCTCATAGCCCTCTGATgtcatctaaaatattttctatcaagATACTTCTTCAGAAAATAGATATTTCGCGTACTAGTCAAGAGCTCAAGCTCACCATAACAGagattatatcttaatatacattaacatatatatacaccCCCAGGAGGACACGTACTGCTAATTGGTAAACACGACCAAAGATAATTACAACTGTCTTCGACTAACAGTGACCTCTTAATATCCGGTGATCCATTTTgcgtatcttttattttatattacatacccACTGGCATTTATTAAGCCCTAACCCTATGCTAACCTTTAGGTAAAcctattttaagatatatcttaaattatttccaatatatta belongs to Vanessa tameamea isolate UH-Manoa-2023 chromosome 28, ilVanTame1 primary haplotype, whole genome shotgun sequence and includes:
- the LOC113395351 gene encoding protein FAM136A; this translates as MVEAQKYRIEQEMTNLVNELDRSYLRKMQGDMHRCASRCCDDQQSSLERVHGCIENCTTPLNQANNYVQKEINHLQNRLQRCVMDCNDSVRDRLGPDPSQETIDKCTIEFEKCAVKCVDKHIGLIPGMMKSMKKVLASGKPPPVSNE